In a genomic window of Erigeron canadensis isolate Cc75 chromosome 5, C_canadensis_v1, whole genome shotgun sequence:
- the LOC122601123 gene encoding uncharacterized protein LOC122601123, with amino-acid sequence MGDSYSQPVAALVASMSEHPSSISNEIVPYINDDIPVISHPKSVYAESECDESDGDELANEVAMLAERIRRRSFNKFKGKGKSGQADKTNKPFDMSKVTCYKCGKTGHMVGDCRSKESSQAVPAKGGRSEKYSKIKTKYKALKAQVAEMTEKVNKSEKSLVATDRAKSATSYDDELYKDAKCFMAKEATLKLNRLGDEVLLQKHFNQELKKEIHVLKLDISSKFHTIEKLESEVKAQKQLNSILVKEAKTAEEKFLKVKQITESWCICSKRTAKYVNDQIPHQIQAIFYGDYDRTIAIAEVYAMEPCYQPPSSPKVQTKGKNYKPIKLVQKYGIGFSDPETMSQTITEAMSKADKVVELKPEESLDLSKLTITQSMSDSVTKSNKGNSKKNKRKVREHSVPKEKTKILKNEESSSLGNESQTKSEYVSKDTKSDSDKMISKYVESRTGEVSNNTNFLENVSDPEIVNQRKLRAECKKSEIGKSFVQKETLNVAKKNFKSGKGQTKKQWIFKYDKSLNSVVQPEATWHLDSGCSKHMTGCKSLLSSFRIHAGPNVTFGDDSQGKTGGFGILSNGHSVSQLCDAGYEVRFRSDKGIVLDLEGNVVLIAKRDESLYSFDMRNPTVTRDVCFMSKTQDKLNCEKGISQVYSVARTPQQNGVAERLNRTLIEAARSIMAQNNVKSHFWTEAVHTACFTQNRSLIVKRHQKTAYELLRGRKPEIGFLRMFGSPCYILNQKDHLGKFDEKADEGILLGYATMMKAYIVYNKRIRTIENSVNVSIEDGCSKPDSSPLEDEDFDFEKLAIPENEPPTNPPVGANGAQTQGEQLIEEEEEVPIFEDAQADLTPTEDTNLVPSNVGQAGSDSTSIVHADHAGPSNLNQHTVSVVSNPTHMTK; translated from the exons ATGGGTGATTCTTATAGTCAGCCTGTTGCTGCACTTGTTGCTTCCATGTCTGAACACCCTAGTTCAATTAGCAATGAGATCGTTCCTTATATCAATGATGATATTCCTGTAATTTCTCATCCTAAATCTGTTTATGCTGAATCTGAATGTGATGAATCTGATGGTGATGAACTAGCTAATGAAGTAGCTATGTTGGCTGAAAGGATCAGAAGGAGATCCTTTAATAAGtttaaaggaaaaggaaaaagtgGCCAAGCTGATAAAACAAATAAGCCATTTGACATGTCCAAAGTCACTTGTTACAAATGTGGCAAAACTGGACACATGGTTGGAGACTGCAGATCCAAAGAGTCTTCTCAAGCTGTGCCTGCCAAAGGTGGTAGAAGTGAAAAATACTCAAAGATCAAGACTAAATACAAAGCCTTGAAAGCACAAGTAGCTGAGATGACTGAGAAGGTGAACAAAAGTGAGAAGAGTCTGGTAGCCACAGACAGGGCTAAAAGTGCCACTTCATATGATGATGAGCTGTACAAAGATGCCAAGTGTTTCATGGCTAAAGAAGCTACTCTAAA GCTAAATAGACTTGGTGATGAGGTCCTTTTACAAAAACACTTCAATCAAGAACTCAAAAAGGAAATACATGTTTTGAAACTTGATATCAGTTCTAAATTTCACACCATTGAAAAACTTGAGTCTGAAGTTAAAGcacaaaaacaattaaactcAATTCTAGTTAAAGAAGCTAAGACTGcagaagaaaagtttttaaaagttaaacaaaTTACTGAATCATGGTGTATTTGTTCCAAAAGAACTGCTAAGTATGTAAATGACCAAATACCTCATCAGATCCAAGCTattttttatggtgattatgATAGGACCATAGCCATTGCTGAAGTCTATGCTATGGAGCCTTGTTATCAGCCTCCTTCATCACCCAAAGTCCAAACCAAGGGAAAGAATTATAAACCAATTAAGTTGGTTCAGAAATATGGTATTGGGTTTAGTGATCCTGAAACCATGAGTCAGACCATTACTGAAGCTATGTCTAAAGCTGATAAGGTTGTTGAGTTAAAACCTGAAGAAAGTCTTGACTTGTCCAAGCTGACCATTACCCAATCTATGTCAGATTCAGTGACAAAATCTAACAAGGGTAactcaaagaaaaataaaagaaaggtTAGAGAACACAGTGTTCCAAAAGAGAAAACTAAGATTTTAAAGAATGAGGAGTCTAGTTCTCTAGGAAATGAGTCACAAACAAAATCTGAGTATGTTTCAAAAGACAccaaatctgactctgacaaAATGATTTCCAAATATGTTGAGTCCAGAACTGGTGAGGTTTCAAACAACACcaattttcttgaaaatgtgtCCGATCCTGAAATTGTTAATCAAAGAAAATTGAGAGCTGAGTGCAAGAAATCTGAAATAGGCAAAAGCTTTGTTCAAAAGGAAACTCTAAATGTTGCTAAAAAGAACTTTAAATCTGGTAAGGGACAAACCAAGAAACAATGGATTTTCAAATATGATAAGAGTCTAAATTCTGTTGTCCAACCTGA GGCAACCTGGCACTTGGACagtgggtgttccaagcatatgaccggatgtaagtcccTGCTAAGTAGCTTTAGGATTCACGCTGGTCCTAATGTTACTTTTGGAGATGATTCTCAAGGAAAGACTGGAGGATTTGGTATACTTTCAAATGGTCATAGTGTGAGTCAATTGTGTGATGCTGGTTATGAAGTGAGATTCAGATCTGATAAGGGTATTGTTCTTGATTTGGAAGGAAATGTGGTTCTTATTGCAAAGAGGGATGAATCTTTATATTCTTTTGACATGAGAAATCCAACTGTGACTAGAGATGTTTGCTTCATGTCAAAGACTCAAGATAAGCTGAACTG TGAAAAGGGAATTTCACAAGTCTACTCAGTTGCCAgaactcctcaacaaaatggtgttgcagaAAGATTAAACAGAACTCTTATTGAAGCCGCCAGATCTATAATGGCTCAAAACAATGTTAAGTCTCATTTCTGGACTGAAGCAGTGCATACAGCTTGCTTTACCCAAAATAGATCCCTGATTGTGAAAAGACACCAGAAGACTGCGTATGAACTTCTTAGGGGGAGAAAACCAGAAATTGGTTTCCTAAgaatgtttggaagtccttgctACATTCTAAATCAGAAAGAccatcttggaaagtttgaTGAAAAAGCAGATGAAGGTATCCTACTTGGATATGCAACAATGATGAAAGCCTACATAGTTTACAACAAGAGAATAAGAACAATTGAAAACTCTGTAAATGTAAGCATAGAAGACGGTTGCTCTAAGCCTGATAGTTCTCCTCTTGAAGATGAagactttgattttgaaaaactGGCTATACCTGAGAATGAGCCTCCAACAAATCCTCCAGTTGGAGCTAATGGTGCTCAAACTCAGGGGGAGCAACtcattgaagaagaagaagaagttccAATCTTTGAAGATGCTCAAGCTGATCTTACTCCTACTGAAGACACTAATCTTGTTCCATCAAATGTTGGTCAAGCTGGCTCAGATTCTACATCTATAGTCCATGCAGATCATGCTGGACCTTCCAATCTGAATCAGCATACAGTCTCAGTTGTGAGTAATCCAACTCATATGACAAAATAG